The following proteins come from a genomic window of Helicobacter canadensis MIT 98-5491:
- a CDS encoding type II secretion system F family protein — MPSFVVKYKKGGKIYEQKFNAPNKKALEETLQKKKVLVLAIDYKASWLDYFFLQKPKIKEISNAFYQLKFGLKANLPLKDLLESIQKYAKNNYLKMQFLKVSNSLHQGKELADCFKDAGFSDFICAMIGIGQKSGRLVESVEFILLDLQNRQKNHKLLRKILFYPLFMVCVMVLVFLGITLFVLPQFESLFASLDTSLPLASQSLLFMRVLVLNYGILIVGASILGLWLLRKLYCVNKKFQAKISKWLLKIPFLGRVLYFYQTSQFLLCFYWLYKSDLELKMVLDIATKSLSNAYLKERLQEIYPSLMRGALIADSFEGSGVWDSLSMQLLHSAKDQAGFLEALEVVLALHQEELQSKSESLLAMMEPLMVFVLGILVLWLALGIFLPLWELPMQIKG; from the coding sequence ATGCCTTCTTTTGTGGTTAAATACAAAAAGGGTGGCAAGATTTATGAGCAAAAATTTAATGCTCCCAATAAAAAAGCACTCGAAGAAACTCTACAAAAAAAGAAAGTTTTGGTTTTGGCGATAGATTATAAAGCAAGTTGGTTAGATTATTTTTTCTTGCAAAAGCCTAAGATAAAAGAAATTTCTAACGCATTTTATCAGCTAAAATTTGGACTAAAAGCCAATTTACCACTAAAAGATTTATTAGAAAGTATTCAAAAATACGCTAAGAATAATTATCTAAAAATGCAGTTTTTAAAGGTTTCTAATTCGCTTCATCAAGGTAAGGAATTGGCTGATTGTTTTAAGGATGCGGGTTTTTCAGATTTTATTTGTGCGATGATTGGGATAGGGCAAAAAAGCGGAAGATTGGTAGAATCTGTGGAGTTTATTTTGCTAGATTTGCAAAATAGGCAAAAAAATCACAAGCTTTTAAGAAAGATTCTGTTTTATCCGCTTTTTATGGTTTGTGTTATGGTTTTGGTTTTTTTAGGTATCACGCTTTTTGTGTTGCCACAATTTGAAAGCTTGTTTGCTAGTCTTGATACATCTCTGCCTTTGGCTAGTCAAAGTTTGCTTTTTATGAGAGTTTTGGTTTTAAATTATGGGATTTTGATTGTTGGTGCATCGATTTTAGGATTATGGCTTTTGAGAAAGCTTTATTGTGTAAATAAGAAATTTCAAGCAAAAATATCAAAATGGCTTTTAAAGATACCTTTTTTGGGGAGAGTGTTATATTTTTATCAAACTTCGCAGTTTTTATTGTGTTTTTATTGGCTTTATAAAAGCGATTTGGAGTTAAAAATGGTTTTGGATATTGCAACAAAGTCATTAAGCAATGCTTATCTTAAAGAAAGATTGCAAGAGATTTATCCTAGTCTTATGCGTGGGGCTTTGATTGCAGATAGTTTTGAGGGCAGTGGAGTTTGGGATTCGCTAAGCATGCAATTACTCCATAGTGCCAAGGATCAAGCTGGATTCTTGGAAGCCTTGGAGGTGGTTTTGGCATTGCATCAAGAGGAATTGCAGAGTAAAAGTGAGAGTTTATTGGCAATGATGGAGCCTTTGATGGTTTTTGTGCTTGGGATTCTTGTGTTGTGGTTAGCACTTGGTATCTTTTTACCACTTTGGGAATTACCGATGCAAATTAAAGGATAA
- a CDS encoding GspE/PulE family protein, with protein sequence MKEFFESDLDSLSLEEEDLLFEKLAKELGLELFKLGAIKKEVAFLLSLDQMKYFEAIIIKKEEKILLIALKNPFEKSYQETLKMIFSNFSIVFGLIKNRDFKAAISWLEREELLQNLLERIPNEIAKDSKEENSSILEFLKLILQEAVYKGASDVHFERDFETLRIRLRIDGVLVEYLSLESWLLNPLSSCIKLLSHLNITETRIPQDGRFSLSIELKNKAFKDFDFRISTLPLIEGESIVLRILDKQKTLMPLEALGFSSNELEKITNLFNLPYGLVFITGPTGSGKSTTMYGILNILKERNLKIITLEDPVEYRLRHISQVAIGSKINFASILRNVLRQDPDVIILGEVRDKETLQIAIQAAFTGHLVFATLHTNDSLDTIVRLLDMGLEPYFISQALSGIIAQRLLRKLCRHCRESQNGVFVSKGCEMCNYTGYSGREVVAEILCMDKDLEDFIAQKITKTEILEKILANNENFTLEKKALNKVKKGITDLKEVYKVIK encoded by the coding sequence TTGAAAGAGTTTTTTGAAAGTGATTTGGATTCCCTTTCTTTAGAAGAAGAGGATTTGCTTTTTGAGAAGTTAGCAAAAGAGCTTGGCTTGGAGCTATTTAAGCTTGGTGCCATTAAAAAAGAAGTGGCATTTCTCTTAAGTTTAGATCAAATGAAATATTTTGAAGCCATTATTATAAAAAAAGAAGAGAAAATTTTGCTCATTGCCTTAAAAAATCCTTTTGAGAAGTCTTATCAAGAAACTCTGAAAATGATTTTTTCTAACTTTTCTATCGTGTTTGGTTTAATTAAAAATAGAGATTTTAAGGCAGCGATTTCTTGGCTTGAGCGAGAGGAGTTATTGCAGAATCTTTTAGAGAGGATTCCAAATGAAATTGCCAAAGATTCTAAAGAGGAAAATTCTAGTATTTTAGAGTTTTTAAAGCTTATTTTGCAAGAGGCTGTTTATAAGGGTGCAAGTGATGTGCATTTTGAGAGAGACTTTGAGACTTTGAGGATTCGCCTTAGAATCGATGGGGTTTTGGTGGAGTATTTGAGTTTGGAATCTTGGCTTTTAAATCCGCTAAGTTCGTGTATTAAGCTACTTTCTCATCTCAATATCACAGAGACTAGAATCCCGCAAGATGGAAGGTTTTCACTAAGCATAGAGCTAAAAAACAAAGCCTTTAAGGACTTTGATTTTCGCATTTCCACACTTCCTTTAATTGAGGGAGAATCCATAGTGCTTCGAATCCTAGATAAGCAAAAAACACTGATGCCTTTAGAGGCTTTGGGGTTTTCATCTAATGAGCTAGAAAAAATCACCAATCTTTTTAATTTGCCCTATGGTTTAGTTTTTATTACTGGACCAACAGGAAGCGGAAAAAGCACAACAATGTATGGAATCTTAAATATCTTAAAAGAGAGAAATCTTAAAATCATTACGCTTGAAGATCCTGTGGAGTATCGGCTAAGGCATATTTCTCAAGTGGCAATAGGTTCTAAGATTAATTTTGCGTCGATTTTAAGAAATGTCCTAAGGCAAGATCCTGATGTTATTATTCTAGGCGAAGTGCGAGATAAAGAGACATTGCAAATTGCGATTCAAGCGGCATTTACTGGGCATTTAGTTTTTGCAACATTGCACACTAATGATTCACTAGATACGATTGTGCGTTTGTTGGATATGGGGCTAGAGCCATATTTTATTTCCCAAGCCCTAAGTGGAATCATTGCCCAAAGATTGCTAAGGAAGCTTTGTAGGCATTGTCGAGAATCTCAAAATGGAGTCTTTGTCTCAAAGGGTTGTGAAATGTGTAATTACACGGGTTATAGTGGGCGTGAAGTGGTTGCGGAGATTTTATGTATGGATAAGGATTTAGAGGATTTTATTGCCCAAAAAATTACCAAAACAGAAATTTTAGAAAAAATCCTTGCTAATAATGAAAATTTTACTTTAGAAAAAAAGGCACTCAATAAAGTTAAAAAGGGCATCACAGATCTTAAAGAAGTGTATAAGGTGATTAAATAA
- a CDS encoding SH3 domain-containing protein: MLKFALLCMMMGGILIFFAKDRNSHLESKSIQKPCFYVQASGLNLREKPTIEADIQGRLEYNAKICEYSKMENGFLKISGGWVFAEYLSLNPPLPKKPILTPQKETMTKISQETLPQAKLPQEKSKKIILASRPKEVKEDWLDQAREFLAKENYQAAKTLALKANQENPQNLGSWEVFAKGLYLEGKKVEAIEVLEYVLQTYYDEKLALLLEKMQGNKI, from the coding sequence ATGCTGAAATTTGCCTTGCTTTGTATGATGATGGGTGGAATTTTAATCTTTTTTGCTAAAGATAGGAATTCTCATTTAGAATCAAAATCTATCCAAAAGCCTTGTTTTTATGTCCAAGCTAGTGGGCTAAACTTAAGAGAGAAACCAACGATTGAAGCAGATATTCAAGGGAGGTTGGAATATAATGCAAAGATCTGCGAATACTCTAAAATGGAAAATGGATTTTTGAAGATTTCTGGTGGTTGGGTGTTTGCAGAATATTTGTCCTTGAATCCGCCACTCCCTAAAAAGCCCATTTTAACACCACAAAAAGAAACTATGACAAAAATATCTCAAGAAACATTGCCCCAAGCCAAATTGCCACAAGAAAAAAGCAAAAAAATTATTCTTGCAAGTCGCCCCAAAGAAGTAAAAGAGGATTGGTTGGATCAGGCAAGAGAATTTTTAGCCAAAGAAAATTATCAAGCTGCCAAAACTCTTGCATTAAAAGCAAACCAAGAGAATCCACAGAATCTAGGGAGTTGGGAAGTTTTTGCAAAGGGATTGTATTTGGAGGGTAAAAAAGTAGAGGCTATAGAAGTTTTAGAGTATGTTTTACAAACTTATTATGATGAAAAATTAGCATTATTGTTAGAGAAAATGCAAGGCAATAAGATTTGA